The following is a genomic window from Candidatus Omnitrophota bacterium.
AGCAGGCTCAATGCGACAGGGTACATGGCCCGGATCTTCTTCGCCGCTACGGGCGTTACGATACCGATAGCCAGAAGGATGGCGAATACGAAGTACAGGAACACAACGGATACCGCAATAGCATTCAGGCTAAAATCTTTGAATGGCGCTTTTATAATACTCACGACAGGATTTTTACGCGGGGTATCCACCGTCGAGCCGCCGATAAGCGATACGGCGTAATCGAGATTCGCCTTCAGATCGCCGTCCTGAGGCATGACGCGCCGCGCCTTTTCATAGAAGAGTATAGCGTAGCCTAATTTCCCCATCTTAAAATAGCAGTTACCCATATTGTAATACAGCGGTCCGCTAGTCTTACCCATATCAAGGATCCGGGAATATTCTTCCAGGGATTTTTCATAGTCGCGTTTTTCATAAAGACTGTTCGCGGAATAGAATAGTTTATTCGGATCCAGAGCTTTCTCTTCCGCGGAAACCGCAGAAACTATTATTAAAAACACTGCTACCGTCGCAAATATTATCTTTCTCATAATCGAACCCGCTCCAGATACTTTATGATGTCTTCCAATTCCTTATAATCATCCTGCATCTTCTCCTTCGGAAACCGCAGAAAAGCGAACCTGGATTCATCGCATACCGTGAACAGATTCCGCACTTTGGTAATCACGGCCGTCTCGACGCCATGCGCGATGAGGCGATGGCTCACCATATCGACCGTGAGTCCTGCCGGCGGCATGTGCAAACGGTTGCCGAGATAGCCCTGCATCGTCTTAAAAAGCTCCTCATAAAATACTCTGGAATCACCCGTCCTGGCCCTGGCCTTAAGCGGCCGCATCCCGAACTTGGCGATCTTTAAAGCGGCCAGGCGCGAAGCATAAACAGAATCATGTTTTATCCGGTTCATTCTGCCTACTACTATATATATAGCGAATAGCGTTATCGCGGGGATTATAAAACCTAAATGAAAGGCCGCAGTGCGATACACCTGGCTCTGCCGCGGTATCCATCTACCGGGCGTATCCTTAATATATACGATATCGCCGGCCGGCAACGAATCTTCCGCTTTCATGGGGGAAGGCGCGGGGCCAACTACCTTGGACGGCAACTCCTCTTTCGCTTTCTCGACTTGTAGAGGTATCGGGCCGTGCGTTATCGTTTTGTATTCTTTAGCGATCGGGTCAAAATAACTGAATGATGCCTTTGACAACTGGGTAACCTTTTCCGTCTCCGGTATCAGCACCTGCGTAAAAGTTTTTGAATTTTCCTGCGTCCTCACTTCCGGCTCGTACGCTTTGAACCCTTCGGTATTCTCGATCTTAGGCGGGAGAACTGTATTAAAATTGCCGGTGCCGTTTATCACCATACGTACGGTAACGGGATCGGCGGTCTTCACTTTGGACGGTGACGCGTCATATATGAATTGATAATCACCGACCGCGCCGGAAAAATCTTTGGGCATACCTTCCTTCGGAAGAGCAGATATTATCAGGCGGACCTCATCCGATTTTAATTCCATAGGTTCTTTTGAATATTGGGCAAAAAAATCGTCGAAGAACGAATCTTTAAGCGCGGGATCCGCGCCAAACATATCGTCGCGCATAGACGCGCCCGTGCCCCTCTTGCGCACAACAAGATTGCATTTAATCCGCGCGGGACCGACTTTATAATCGCCGGGACGCGTAGCGTACAGATTGGTCTTGAACTCCAGGACATCGAATGTAAGACCGCCGATGCTCTCCCTGTACTGCCTGGGCTCCTTGAATTCTACTTTAGAAAAACCCTCCTGCGAAAAAGCCGGCAGTTGTATATCGCTTACGTTCAGCCGGTTCACATATAGCTTCACAATAACAGGTATCAGTTCGTTAACATAGGCGGTGGGTTTTTCAAGATTCAGAGTAACATATATCCGGTCCTCAAGGTTTGCTTTTTCAGAAGGCATCGGTTCCGTCGCCGCAGGTTGTGGCCGACTGCGCTGTATCGGCCTGTCCTCCGTAACGGTAAGCACTATACTGTTGGATGTGTAATTGTCGTTCTTGTATTTAAAAGCGAATGGCCCGAGGGGAAACTTTCCGACACGTAGAGGCTGTACCAGATACATATGCGTCACCGAACTCGAAACCTGGCCATTAATCACCGTCATCATGGTAGACGGGCCCATATATCGCACCTCGAGCCCGTCGATGTTACCGATATCCGGCGCCGGCATAGATTGCGTCCCACGGAAAGAGAGGCCGAGCTGAGCCGTATCGCCGAGAGCCACCCTCTCTCGGTCGAGAGACACCTCGAACTTCACGTCGCCGGCAGACACAGCCCCGCAAATCGCAAATGTCAGTATAAAAATCAGTGTAATAATCCTGAAATTCTTCATCTCATTATTTTTTTCAAACTCGTTTTTTACCAATCCCTGGCGGGCTCGGGGAGATCGACGTTCTTTTTTCTCATCCGCACGACCATGCCTGTAGCCTCTTCGCCTTTATACCCCTCGAGCATCATCTTCGCTTCCTGCTCGGACATCTCTACGCCCTGACCCTCGGATTGCGGAGCCTGGTAAGCCTGTAGACCCGCCTGCTCGGCTTTTGCTTTGTCTTCCTCTGCGCCGTCTGCGGGTTGAGGTTGCCGCTCTTCCTTCTGGTCGGCCCCCTGGGGTTCTTCATTCTTTTTCTGATCAGCCTCTTTAGGCTCTTCCCCCTGCTCCTTCTTTTCTTCTCCACCCTGCGGCTTCTCTTCTTCCTTACCTTCGCCTTTCTTTGTCTCTTCCTGCTTTCCTTCTTTTTGCTTGGTCTCCCCCTGCTTCTTATCTTCTTCCTTCTGCTGTTGGCCCTTCTCTTCGCTACCCTTGTTCCGATCTTCCTTTTTCCCTTCCTCACTCTTCTCTGCCGCGCCCTGTTCTCCGTCCTTCTTCTCCTGAGATTTGCCCTGTTGCTGGGATTGTTGTTGCTGATCCTCGCCCTGCTTCTTTTCTTCATCTTGCTTAGCTTGTTGCCGATCCTGTTGCTGATCCTGCTTCTGGTCTTGTTGGTCTTGCTGATCTTTCTGTTGTTGGTCCTTTTGGTCCTGCTTATCTTTCTGTTGTTGATCCTTCTCTCGTTTATCCTTATCCTGCCCCTGGCCTTGCCCCTGCTGATTCTGTTTATCTTTCTGGTTCTTTTGCTGTTGATCCTTCTGGTCCTTTTTATCCTTGTCCTTATTTTCGTCCTTCTTCTCATCCTTTTTTTCGTTCTTCTTAAATTGGTATTTCTCCGCCAGGTCGTTTAATTTCTTATCTACAAACTCATAATTGAACTTCGCATCTTTATCAGCAGGATCGAGATCTATAGATCGCCGATAAAACTTCAGCGCTGTTTCGTATGACTCTTTCGCTTTTTTAACATCATCCGCTTTTTCCGCGACGGCGCCCTGCCGGTAATAAACATTGCCGATGTTGTAATCGGAGGCGGGAATTATCCCGCGTTTCCCCGACGCTATGGCGCTGTTGAACTTCTCGACCGACGCGCCGTAACTATTAAGTCTGTATTTCGCCAGCCCGAGATTATACGACGATATCCCCGCCGCGGGATCCTTGGCCGCGGCCGCTTCATAAACCTTAGCCGCTTCGGCATAACGATTGCTATTATATAACAGATTTCCTTTTTTGACATCATCCTTGATGGATGCGGCCGCAGAATTATTTACCGATGCGAGCAATAAAAAAATGGTTATCAGGGATATTTTCTTCACCTGGACTGCCTCTTCTTTTCAGGAATAAACGGTTCGATCATAAGGAGCAGTACCGCCAGGGCCAGGAAATAACCAAATCGTTCCTGGTACTGTTTGCTCGCCTTGCCTTCAATATCCTTTTTCTCCAGCCGCGATATGCTTTTGTCGTACAGCAGAACAAGCCCAAAATCGGACTGCGTCGCCCGCACGTAACTGCCGCCCGTCGAGATCGCTATCTTCTTCAGAAGCTCCTCATTCAGTTTTGAGCTTACGACATTGCCGGAGCTATCCGCGACCCATCTGCCGGAAGCGCGCTCGCCGGTCGCCGGGATGAGCGAACCTTCAAATGTCCCGACGCCAACACAGTATATTTTTATGCCCTGCCCGGACGCTTCGGCGGCGGCCTTCAGGGGGTCGCCCTCAAGATCATCTCCGTCGGTAATAAGTACGAGAGTTTTGTATTTCTTGTCCTGACCTTTAAAAACATTTATCGCTTCGCGTATAGCGCCGGATATCGAAGTACCGCCTCGCGGAATAGTTACAACGCTCAGATCGTCAAGCGTCAGCAAAAATCCGTTGTAGTCGATCGTGAGCGGGCATTGTAAAAATGCGGTGCCCGCAAACGCGACGAGGCCCACCCTGTCGCCGTTAAGCTTTTTCACCAGGTCCTTTATAGCGAATTTCGTGCGCTCAAGCCTGTTCGGCTTTACGTCGGGAGATAGCATACTCTTCGACACATCGACAGCTATCAGTATATCAAGCCCCTTCATCTTGACTTCTTTCCACTCGAAACCCCATTGCGGGCGCGCGAGCGCGAATAACATTAAAAGCGCCGCTATGATAAGCAGGGCCGACTTGATAATCTTGCGCTTTACGCTGGCAGTAGGCGCGATCGAACCGGATAGGGCCTTTTCGACAAACCTGTTCATAAGCCGCTTCCTGCGCCTGGCCGCCCACAAAGAGAAAAGCGACATAACCAAAGCGGCCGCAAAGAGGATAGTGATATATTTAGGATTTGCGTAATGCATAGGTTATGGCACCCTCATAAATATCGTGTTCGCCAACAATACTTCCAGAAGAAGCAAAATAACCGCAGGTATCAGGAAGATATAAAAGAGCTCGCTATATTCCTTATAACCAAAATGTTCTATGACGGATTTCTCAAGTTTATTTATATCGTCATATATCTTCCTAAGGGTCTCCGCGTCGCTGGCAAGATAGTATTTGCCGCCGGTGATGCCCGCGATGCGTTTTAAGACTTCCTCGTCGATCTCGATCGGTATATTCTGATAGACCTTCCTGCCGTAAGCATCGTGGAACGGATACGGCGACAAACCTTTTCTGCCGACACAGATCGTATAAACCTTTATGCCGAGCGCCTTGGCCGCCTCCGCGGCCATCACGGGCGAGATAGTTCCTGCGTTATTGACGCCATCCGTAAGAAGTATTATTATTTTCGACTTCGTTTTGGATGTACGCAGGCGGTTACATGAGCTCGCCAGGGCGGAGCCAACGGCAGTACCATCCTCGATCATGCCGACTGTGACCCGGTCGAGATTTTCGTTGAGCCAACCATAATCCGTAGTGAGCGGACATACCGTGTACGCGCGCGCCGCGAACGCCACCATGCCGATACGGTCATCCTTGCGCTTCTGTATGAATTCCTTGACGACGTCCCTGACCACATCGAACCGGTTTACGCGCCGGCCTTTAAGCGTAAAATCCTCGGCCAGCATACTCGTCGACGTGTCCAGCGCAAGTACAATGTCCACGCCCTCGGACACCGTCTTCGTGCCTTCGAGAACCGACTGCGGCCTGGCAAACGCCAGGATGATAAAGAAAAGCGCCGCCGCGCGCAGGAATGCGGGAGACTTGCTCATGCGCGCGCGCAATGTCGGTTTTATTCCCTCAACCAGTTCGCGCGCCGGGAACGAGAATGCGGGCTCACCCCTTCTTCGCAATAAAAATACAAGGAGCACGGGAACCAGGATTATAAGGAATAGTACGGATGGGTACCTAAATATGAACATCCGCCGCCCTCCTGGTTTCTTCTATAAACTTTTTCGCGGCCTGATACACAGATTCCATCTCACCTTTCTGCGGCGCGTACTTCGCGAACTTTACCAGATCGCAGGCGTTCAGAAACCCTTTGAGCAGTTCCTTCTGATCTGGCGATAGCGCGCGCGATCCGCCGAGAGACACCAGGAACTCTTCCGTAGTCATCTCCGGCGCCCTTAAGTTAAAGGAGCGCTCTATGTAACGCCTGATGCAATCGGATATCCCGGCGTAGTATTCTTTCACGTCCGAACTCTTAAGAAAGCTCCGCCGTATCGCCTCAAGCTCTTCGAGAGCCAATTCGTGCGGCAGTCTGGCCGGCGCCGGTTTCGGTCTGAGTTTGTAAAAAATCGCGCCGGCGAAAGCCATGATGATAAAAATCAGTCCGCCGACGATAAACCAGTTGATCTCAAAATAAGAAAGCGGCCTTTTCACATCTTTTATATCCGCCGGCAGTTTTCCTTCCGGTAGTGAACTTTTAACCGTAATATTCAGGGCGCGCGTATGAGCGCTCTTCCATTCTCCGGAGCCGCTCTTGGTATTTTTATACTTAAATTCTATCTGCGGAATCTGGCGTTTTCCCACCGAGAAGGAGGCAAGATAATACCACCGTTTCATCATGAACGCGTCGCTAAGCGGCGCTTTTTTGACTTCATGGCCGGAATCTTTTATCTCGAAGCCCCCGACCTTTTCATCATTTAGCTCCGGAAAACTTATCTCGATTCCGCGGCGGTATTCTATCTCGATCGTAAACTTTACCCGATCGCCTATCATGACTACGGCACGGTCTACGGATTCGTCTATAGATATGCCGTCGGGAATTGCGGAGTCTTCCGCGAATACGGCGGGAGAGAAAATAAGTATAACCAGCACGTATATAAAAAATACTTTAGTTCTTACAGACATCTCATACCCTCTTCTTGCGTTTCTTGAAAAATTTGATGAACTCTTCGATGTATGGCTTATCGGTTCTTATGTCGATATGATCCATGCTGACGGCGCTGAAGATCTTGCCCCTGGCTTCGATCATCGCGCGGGATTTCGCCGAATATTTCCTGCGCACGGCGTCATTCGAGGAATCGACCAGAAAAGTCGAGCCCGACTCAGCATCCTGAAGCTCCAGCAGGCCGACATTGGGCAGGTCGAGTTCGCGCGGATCGGTTATCGTTATCGCTACCACGTCATGCTTCTTGTTAGCTATCGAGAGAGCCTTCCTGTAATCTTTGGCAAAGAAATCGGATATGACGAAAGCTACAACCCGCCGGCTGGTGATGCCGTCGAGATAGCGCAGAGCTCCGGCTATGTCGGTGCCTCTTCCTTTTGGTTTGAAATAAAGAGCTTCTCTGATAACGCGCAGGACATGCGACAAGCCTTTTCTGGGAGGGACGAACTTCTCGATGCGGTCGGTAAATATTATAAGCCCGACCCTGTCTTTATTTTGTATGGCCGAAAATGCCAGCACCGCGGAAACTTCCGCGGCGAGCTCGCTTTTTAACCGCTTAGCCGTACCGAAATACGACGAGGCTGACGCGTCGAGGAGTATCATCACCGTCATCTGACGTTCCTCGACATACTTCTTTATGAACGGATGGCCCATACGGGCAGTGACATTCCAGTCAATGGCTCGTATCTCGTCGCCCGGCTGGTATTCTCTGACCTCGTCAAACTCTATGCCGCGGCCTTTGAACACAGATTCGTACTGGCCGGAAAGCATGTCGGTGACAAGCTTCGAGGTCGTTATCTCGATACGCCGTATCTTGCGTAATATCTCTTTGGGAAGCATAAATTACGGGACTTTGACTTCTTCGAACACCCTCTTGATCACATCTTCCGACGTTTTATCCTCGGCTTCCGCTTCATAAGTTACTATTACGCGGTGCCGGAGAACATCCATACCGATCGTCTTCACATCCTGCGGAACTACATAGCCGCGGCCCTGCAAAAAAGCATACGCTTTTGATGCCACAGACAGATAGATGCTCGCCCGGGGTGATGCGCCATACTGGATAAGCGGGGTAAGCTCGTCGAGCCGGTACGCTTTTGGCTCCCGTGTGGCGAATACAATATCGACGATATACTTTTCGATGCGCTCGTCCAGATAGACCTCGTCGACGACTTTACGCGCCCTTACGATATCATCCGGGCCGACGACGCTCGAAACGCGTATCTTCTTATCGGTTACGGCCATCCGCTTCATTATTTTAAGCTCGTCCTCCTTCGAGGGATAACCTATCTTGAGCTTAAGCATAAAACGGTCGACCTGCGCCTCCGGGAGCGGATACGTGCCTTCGTGCTCAATAGGATTCTGTGTCGCGAGAACTAAGAATGGATCGTCCAGTTTGAATGTCTCCTCGCCTATCGTTACCTGACGCTCCTGCATCGCTTCTAAAAGCGCGCTCTGCACTTTCGCGGGAGAGCGGTTTATTTCATCGGCTAAAATTATATTGGAAAATATCGGGCCTTTCTTCGTCGTAAAATTACCGTCCTTGGGATTATATATAAGCGTTCCTACAAGGTCGGCGGGAAGCAGATCGGGGGTAAACTGCAGGCGCTGGAACTTCGTCTTTATGCACTGTGCGAGGACGCGGACCGACAGCGTTTTGGCAAGGCCCGGCACGCCCTCGATAAGTATGTGTCCGTTCGCCAGAAGCCCAACCAGAAGACGCTCGATAAGATACTTCTGCCCCACTATGACCTTCTCCATCTCATCCACCAGCGATTTTACAAAAACACTCTCCTTTTTTACCTTTTCATTGATAGCTTCTATGCCGGTATTTAACATGATCTCCCCCGTTTAAATTGCGGAATTAATATTCCCCAGGTCATTTATCTGCAAATTGATAAATTTCAACAACACCACTTTTTCCAGATATTCCAGGCTAAGCGGTTTCGTTATATAATCGTTCGCGCCGGCGTCGAGGGCCTTATTTATCGTATCGTCATCCTTAACGCCGGTAACCATAATAACAACGATATCTTTATCTATCGCTTTTATGCGCTTCAATGTCTCTATACCGTCCATCCCGGACATATTTATGTCGAGGAGAACTATGCGCGGCTTATGTTTTTTTACTATTTTGATCGCTTCCTCGCCGCTCTGGGCATTGAAGACCTCATAATTCCTAACGGTGAAAAATTCGTAAAAAAACGAATCGATCCCCATCTGGTCGTCGACAGTCAATATTTTACAAACTGGTTTTTCGCTCATATGGATATAATTATAACACAAAAGGTACATAAAGCAAGCGACGCCCCTGGTAAAATCGGAAAGCGTCGCATACCTTGACCTATTTTAAAAAAAATGTTACTATATCAACGATTTTATTTCTCGCGGGAGTAGCACAATGGTAGTGCAGTAGCCTTCCAAGCTACCTACGTGGGTTCGATTCCCATCTCCCGC
Proteins encoded in this region:
- a CDS encoding BatD family protein, translated to MVKNEFEKNNEMKNFRIITLIFILTFAICGAVSAGDVKFEVSLDRERVALGDTAQLGLSFRGTQSMPAPDIGNIDGLEVRYMGPSTMMTVINGQVSSSVTHMYLVQPLRVGKFPLGPFAFKYKNDNYTSNSIVLTVTEDRPIQRSRPQPAATEPMPSEKANLEDRIYVTLNLEKPTAYVNELIPVIVKLYVNRLNVSDIQLPAFSQEGFSKVEFKEPRQYRESIGGLTFDVLEFKTNLYATRPGDYKVGPARIKCNLVVRKRGTGASMRDDMFGADPALKDSFFDDFFAQYSKEPMELKSDEVRLIISALPKEGMPKDFSGAVGDYQFIYDASPSKVKTADPVTVRMVINGTGNFNTVLPPKIENTEGFKAYEPEVRTQENSKTFTQVLIPETEKVTQLSKASFSYFDPIAKEYKTITHGPIPLQVEKAKEELPSKVVGPAPSPMKAEDSLPAGDIVYIKDTPGRWIPRQSQVYRTAAFHLGFIIPAITLFAIYIVVGRMNRIKHDSVYASRLAALKIAKFGMRPLKARARTGDSRVFYEELFKTMQGYLGNRLHMPPAGLTVDMVSHRLIAHGVETAVITKVRNLFTVCDESRFAFLRFPKEKMQDDYKELEDIIKYLERVRL
- a CDS encoding AAA family ATPase, producing the protein MLNTGIEAINEKVKKESVFVKSLVDEMEKVIVGQKYLIERLLVGLLANGHILIEGVPGLAKTLSVRVLAQCIKTKFQRLQFTPDLLPADLVGTLIYNPKDGNFTTKKGPIFSNIILADEINRSPAKVQSALLEAMQERQVTIGEETFKLDDPFLVLATQNPIEHEGTYPLPEAQVDRFMLKLKIGYPSKEDELKIMKRMAVTDKKIRVSSVVGPDDIVRARKVVDEVYLDERIEKYIVDIVFATREPKAYRLDELTPLIQYGASPRASIYLSVASKAYAFLQGRGYVVPQDVKTIGMDVLRHRVIVTYEAEAEDKTSEDVIKRVFEEVKVP
- a CDS encoding VWA domain-containing protein translates to MHYANPKYITILFAAALVMSLFSLWAARRRKRLMNRFVEKALSGSIAPTASVKRKIIKSALLIIAALLMLFALARPQWGFEWKEVKMKGLDILIAVDVSKSMLSPDVKPNRLERTKFAIKDLVKKLNGDRVGLVAFAGTAFLQCPLTIDYNGFLLTLDDLSVVTIPRGGTSISGAIREAINVFKGQDKKYKTLVLITDGDDLEGDPLKAAAEASGQGIKIYCVGVGTFEGSLIPATGERASGRWVADSSGNVVSSKLNEELLKKIAISTGGSYVRATQSDFGLVLLYDKSISRLEKKDIEGKASKQYQERFGYFLALAVLLLMIEPFIPEKKRQSR
- a CDS encoding tetratricopeptide repeat protein — its product is MRKIIFATVAVFLIIVSAVSAEEKALDPNKLFYSANSLYEKRDYEKSLEEYSRILDMGKTSGPLYYNMGNCYFKMGKLGYAILFYEKARRVMPQDGDLKANLDYAVSLIGGSTVDTPRKNPVVSIIKAPFKDFSLNAIAVSVVFLYFVFAILLAIGIVTPVAAKKIRAMYPVALSLLIISIGAFAIRYYDEEILRRGIVVNKGVEAKYEPIDKSTIFYRLQEGDEVSVIKTRDGWRQIRRIDGRVGWVPKTTIEEI
- a CDS encoding response regulator, with the protein product MSEKPVCKILTVDDQMGIDSFFYEFFTVRNYEVFNAQSGEEAIKIVKKHKPRIVLLDINMSGMDGIETLKRIKAIDKDIVVIMVTGVKDDDTINKALDAGANDYITKPLSLEYLEKVVLLKFINLQINDLGNINSAI
- a CDS encoding tetratricopeptide repeat protein, translating into MKKISLITIFLLLASVNNSAAASIKDDVKKGNLLYNSNRYAEAAKVYEAAAAKDPAAGISSYNLGLAKYRLNSYGASVEKFNSAIASGKRGIIPASDYNIGNVYYRQGAVAEKADDVKKAKESYETALKFYRRSIDLDPADKDAKFNYEFVDKKLNDLAEKYQFKKNEKKDEKKDENKDKDKKDQKDQQQKNQKDKQNQQGQGQGQDKDKREKDQQQKDKQDQKDQQQKDQQDQQDQKQDQQQDRQQAKQDEEKKQGEDQQQQSQQQGKSQEKKDGEQGAAEKSEEGKKEDRNKGSEEKGQQQKEEDKKQGETKQKEGKQEETKKGEGKEEEKPQGGEEKKEQGEEPKEADQKKNEEPQGADQKEERQPQPADGAEEDKAKAEQAGLQAYQAPQSEGQGVEMSEQEAKMMLEGYKGEEATGMVVRMRKKNVDLPEPARDW
- a CDS encoding DUF58 domain-containing protein: MLPKEILRKIRRIEITTSKLVTDMLSGQYESVFKGRGIEFDEVREYQPGDEIRAIDWNVTARMGHPFIKKYVEERQMTVMILLDASASSYFGTAKRLKSELAAEVSAVLAFSAIQNKDRVGLIIFTDRIEKFVPPRKGLSHVLRVIREALYFKPKGRGTDIAGALRYLDGITSRRVVAFVISDFFAKDYRKALSIANKKHDVVAITITDPRELDLPNVGLLELQDAESGSTFLVDSSNDAVRRKYSAKSRAMIEARGKIFSAVSMDHIDIRTDKPYIEEFIKFFKKRKKRV
- a CDS encoding VWA domain-containing protein, which codes for MFIFRYPSVLFLIILVPVLLVFLLRRRGEPAFSFPARELVEGIKPTLRARMSKSPAFLRAAALFFIILAFARPQSVLEGTKTVSEGVDIVLALDTSTSMLAEDFTLKGRRVNRFDVVRDVVKEFIQKRKDDRIGMVAFAARAYTVCPLTTDYGWLNENLDRVTVGMIEDGTAVGSALASSCNRLRTSKTKSKIIILLTDGVNNAGTISPVMAAEAAKALGIKVYTICVGRKGLSPYPFHDAYGRKVYQNIPIEIDEEVLKRIAGITGGKYYLASDAETLRKIYDDINKLEKSVIEHFGYKEYSELFYIFLIPAVILLLLEVLLANTIFMRVP